A single Pan troglodytes isolate AG18354 chromosome 19, NHGRI_mPanTro3-v2.0_pri, whole genome shotgun sequence DNA region contains:
- the ASGR2 gene encoding asialoglycoprotein receptor 2 isoform X2, whose product MAKDFQDIQQLSSEENDHPFHQGPPPAQPLAQRLCSMVCFSLLALSFNILLLVVICVIGSQSAQLQAELRSLKEAFSNFSSSTLTEVHAISTHGGNVGDKITSLGAKLEKQQQDLKADHDALLFHLKHFPVDLRFVACQMELLHSNGSQRTCCPVNWVEHQGSCYWFSHSGKAWAEAEKYCQLENAHLVVINSWEEQKFIVQHTNPFNTWIGLTDSDGSWKWVDGTDYRHNYKNWAVTQPDNWHGHELGGSEDCVEVQPDGRWNDDFCLQVYRWVCEKRRNATGEAA is encoded by the exons ATGGCCAAGGACTTTCAAGATATCCAGCAGCTGAGCTCGGAGGAAAATGACCATCCTTTCCATCAAG GGCCACCtcctgcccagcccctggcacagCGTCTCTGCTCCATGGTCTGCTTCAGTCTGCTTGCCCTGAGCTTCAACATCCTGCTGCTGGTGGTCATCTGTGTGATTGGGTCCCAAA GTGCACAGCTGCAAGCCGAGCTGCGGAGCCTGAAGGAAGCTTTCAGCAACTTCTCCTCGAGCACCCTGACGGAGGTCCATGCAATCAGCACCCACG GAGGCAACGTGGGTGACAAGATCACATCCCTAGGAGCCAAGCTGGAGAAACAGCAGCAGGACCTGAAAGCAG ATCACGATGCCCTGCTCTTCCATCTGAAGCACTTCCCTGTGGACCTGCGCTTCGTGGCCTGCCAGATGGAGCTCCTCCACAGCAACG gctcccaaaggaCCTGCTGCCCCGTCAACTGGGTGGAGCACCAAGGCAGCTGCTACTGGTTCTCTCACTCCGGGAAGGCCTGGGCTGAGGCGGAGAAGTACTGCCAGCTGGAGAACGCACACCTGGTGGTCATCAACTCCTGGGAGGAGCAG AAATTCATTGTACAACACACGAACCCCTTCAATACCTGGATAGGTCTCACGGACAGTGATGGCTCTTGGAAATGGGTGGATGGCACAGACTATAGGCACAACTACAA GAACTGGGCTGTCACTCAGCCAGATAATTGGCACGGGCACGAGCTGGGTGGAAGTGAAGACTGTGTTGAAGTCCAGCCGGATGGCCGCTGGAACGATGACTTCTGCCTGCAGGTGTACCGCTGGGTGTGTGAGAAAAGGCGGAATGCCACCGGCGAGGCGGCCTGA
- the ASGR2 gene encoding asialoglycoprotein receptor 2 isoform X3, translated as MAKDFQDIQQLSSEENDHPFHQGAQLQAELRSLKEAFSNFSSSTLTEVHAISTHGGNVGDKITSLGAKLEKQQQDLKADHDALLFHLKHFPVDLRFVACQMELLHSNGSQRTCCPVNWVEHQGSCYWFSHSGKAWAEAEKYCQLENAHLVVINSWEEQKFIVQHTNPFNTWIGLTDSDGSWKWVDGTDYRHNYKNWAVTQPDNWHGHELGGSEDCVEVQPDGRWNDDFCLQVYRWVCEKRRNATGEAA; from the exons ATGGCCAAGGACTTTCAAGATATCCAGCAGCTGAGCTCGGAGGAAAATGACCATCCTTTCCATCAAG GTGCACAGCTGCAAGCCGAGCTGCGGAGCCTGAAGGAAGCTTTCAGCAACTTCTCCTCGAGCACCCTGACGGAGGTCCATGCAATCAGCACCCACG GAGGCAACGTGGGTGACAAGATCACATCCCTAGGAGCCAAGCTGGAGAAACAGCAGCAGGACCTGAAAGCAG ATCACGATGCCCTGCTCTTCCATCTGAAGCACTTCCCTGTGGACCTGCGCTTCGTGGCCTGCCAGATGGAGCTCCTCCACAGCAACG gctcccaaaggaCCTGCTGCCCCGTCAACTGGGTGGAGCACCAAGGCAGCTGCTACTGGTTCTCTCACTCCGGGAAGGCCTGGGCTGAGGCGGAGAAGTACTGCCAGCTGGAGAACGCACACCTGGTGGTCATCAACTCCTGGGAGGAGCAG AAATTCATTGTACAACACACGAACCCCTTCAATACCTGGATAGGTCTCACGGACAGTGATGGCTCTTGGAAATGGGTGGATGGCACAGACTATAGGCACAACTACAA GAACTGGGCTGTCACTCAGCCAGATAATTGGCACGGGCACGAGCTGGGTGGAAGTGAAGACTGTGTTGAAGTCCAGCCGGATGGCCGCTGGAACGATGACTTCTGCCTGCAGGTGTACCGCTGGGTGTGTGAGAAAAGGCGGAATGCCACCGGCGAGGCGGCCTGA
- the ASGR2 gene encoding asialoglycoprotein receptor 2 isoform X1, with amino-acid sequence MAKDFQDIQQLSSEENDHPFHQGEGPGTRRLNPRRGNPFLKGPPPAQPLAQRLCSMVCFSLLALSFNILLLVVICVIGSQSAQLQAELRSLKEAFSNFSSSTLTEVHAISTHGGNVGDKITSLGAKLEKQQQDLKADHDALLFHLKHFPVDLRFVACQMELLHSNGSQRTCCPVNWVEHQGSCYWFSHSGKAWAEAEKYCQLENAHLVVINSWEEQKFIVQHTNPFNTWIGLTDSDGSWKWVDGTDYRHNYKNWAVTQPDNWHGHELGGSEDCVEVQPDGRWNDDFCLQVYRWVCEKRRNATGEAA; translated from the exons ATGGCCAAGGACTTTCAAGATATCCAGCAGCTGAGCTCGGAGGAAAATGACCATCCTTTCCATCAAGGTGAGGGGCCAGGCACTCGCAGGCTGAATCCCAGGAGAGGAAATCCATTTTTGAAAG GGCCACCtcctgcccagcccctggcacagCGTCTCTGCTCCATGGTCTGCTTCAGTCTGCTTGCCCTGAGCTTCAACATCCTGCTGCTGGTGGTCATCTGTGTGATTGGGTCCCAAA GTGCACAGCTGCAAGCCGAGCTGCGGAGCCTGAAGGAAGCTTTCAGCAACTTCTCCTCGAGCACCCTGACGGAGGTCCATGCAATCAGCACCCACG GAGGCAACGTGGGTGACAAGATCACATCCCTAGGAGCCAAGCTGGAGAAACAGCAGCAGGACCTGAAAGCAG ATCACGATGCCCTGCTCTTCCATCTGAAGCACTTCCCTGTGGACCTGCGCTTCGTGGCCTGCCAGATGGAGCTCCTCCACAGCAACG gctcccaaaggaCCTGCTGCCCCGTCAACTGGGTGGAGCACCAAGGCAGCTGCTACTGGTTCTCTCACTCCGGGAAGGCCTGGGCTGAGGCGGAGAAGTACTGCCAGCTGGAGAACGCACACCTGGTGGTCATCAACTCCTGGGAGGAGCAG AAATTCATTGTACAACACACGAACCCCTTCAATACCTGGATAGGTCTCACGGACAGTGATGGCTCTTGGAAATGGGTGGATGGCACAGACTATAGGCACAACTACAA GAACTGGGCTGTCACTCAGCCAGATAATTGGCACGGGCACGAGCTGGGTGGAAGTGAAGACTGTGTTGAAGTCCAGCCGGATGGCCGCTGGAACGATGACTTCTGCCTGCAGGTGTACCGCTGGGTGTGTGAGAAAAGGCGGAATGCCACCGGCGAGGCGGCCTGA